The proteins below come from a single Corvus hawaiiensis isolate bCorHaw1 chromosome 20, bCorHaw1.pri.cur, whole genome shotgun sequence genomic window:
- the VEZF1 gene encoding vascular endothelial zinc finger 1 isoform X3 → MEANWTAFLFQAHEASHHQQQAAQNSLLPLLSSAVEPPDQKPILPLPITQKPQPAPETLKDAIVGIKKEKPKTSFVCTYCSKAFRDSYHLRRHESCHTGIKLVSRPKKTPTTMVPLISTIAGDNSRSSLVSTIAGILSTVTTSSSATNPSSSAGATAMAVTQTVKKPSKPVKKNHACEMCGKAFRDVYHLNRHKLSHSDEKPFECPICNQRFKRKDRMTYHVRSHEGGITKPYTCGVCGKGFSRPDHLSCHVKHVHSTERPFKCQTCTAAFATKDRLRTHMVRHEGKVSCNICGKLLSAAYITSHLKTHGQSQSINCNTCKQGINKTCMSEETSNQKQQQQQQQQQQQQQQQQQQQQQQQQQQQQQQQQQQQQQQQHVTSWPGKQVETLRLWEEAVKARKKEAANLCQTSTAATTPVTLTTPFNITSSVASGTITNPVTVAAAMSMRSPVNVSSAVNISSPMNLGHPVTITSPLSMTSPLTLTTPVNLPTPVTAPVNIAHPVTITSPMNLPTPMTLAGPLNIAMRPVESMPFLPQALPTSPPW, encoded by the exons GCACACGAAGCCTCCCATCACCAACAGCAGGCAGCACAGAACAGTTTGTTGCCtctcctgagctctgctgttgAGCCGCCCGATCAGAAGCCGATTCTGCCCTTACCAATAACGCAGAAACCTCAGCCTGCACCAGAAACATTAAAGGATGCTATTGTTgggattaaaaaggaaaaacctaaAACCTCCTTTGTGTGCACTTACTGCAGCAAAGCTTTCAGGGACAGCTACCATTTGAGGCGTCACGAGTCCTGCCACACAGGGATAAAGTTAGTGTCACGGCCAAAGAAAACTCCCACCACAATGGTGCCCCTTATCTCGACCATCGCTGGTGACAACAGCCGGAGTTCACTGGTTTCGACTATCGCAGGCATCCTGTCCACAGTCACTACGTCTTCCTCTGCCACCAACCCCAGCAGCAGCGCCGGCGCCACGGCGATGGCAGTGACGCAGACAGTGAAGAAGCCCAGCAAGCCCGTGAAGAAGAACCATGCTTGTGAGATGTGTGGAAAGGCCTTCAGGGACGTCTACCACCTCAACCGGCACAAGCTGTCCCACTCCGATGAGAAACCCTTTGAATGTCCCATTTGCAATCAGCGCTTCAAGAGAAAGGATCGCATGACCTACCACGTGAGGTCTCACGAAGGTGGCATCACGAAACCCTACACCTGTGGTGTTTGTGGAAAAGGCTTCTCAAG GCCTGATCATTTAAGCTGTCACGTTAAACATGTTCACTCAACAGAGAGACCCTTCAAATGCCAA ACGTGCACTGCTGCCTTTGCCACCAAAGACAGACTGCGGACACACATGGTGCGCCATGAAGGAAAGGTATCGTGTAATATCTGTGGTAAACTTCTGAGTGCAGCATATATCACCAGCCACTTAAAGACACACGGGCAGAGCCAAAGTATCAACTGTAATACCTGTAAACAAGGCATCAATAAAA CATGCATGAGTGAAGAGACCAGCAACcagaaacagcaacagcagcagcagcaacagcaacaacaacagcagcagcagcagcagcagcagcaacaacaacaacaacagcaacaacagcagcagcagcagcaacagcagcagcagcagcaacacgTAACAAGTTGGCCTGGAAAGCAGGTAGAGACCCTGAGATTGTGGGAAGAGGCCGTCAAAGCAAGGAAGAAAG AAGCTGCTAACTTGTGCCAAACCTCCACTGCTGCTACTACGCCTGTGACTCTTACTACTCCATTCAATATAACGTCCTCTGTGGCTTCTGGGACTATCACAAACCCAGTCACAGTGGCAGCTGCAATGAGCATGAGAAGTCCAGTAAATGTATCAAGTGCAGTTAATATATCCAGTCCGATGAACTTAGGGCATCCTGTAACTATAACCAGTCCTCTGTCCATGACCTCTCCATTAACGCTCACCACCCCGGTGAACCTGCCCACCCCGGTAACCGCTCCAGTGAACATAGCGCACCCCGTCACCATCACGTCCCCCATGAACCTGCCCACCCCCATGACGCTGGCTGGTCCCCTCAACATAGCCATGAGACCAGTGGAGAGCATGCCTTTCCTGCCCCAGGCCTTGCCCACCTCTCCTCCCTGGTAA
- the VEZF1 gene encoding vascular endothelial zinc finger 1 isoform X1, whose translation MEANWTAFLFQAHEASHHQQQAAQNSLLPLLSSAVEPPDQKPILPLPITQKPQPAPETLKDAIVGIKKEKPKTSFVCTYCSKAFRDSYHLRRHESCHTGIKLVSRPKKTPTTMVPLISTIAGDNSRSSLVSTIAGILSTVTTSSSATNPSSSAGATAMAVTQTVKKPSKPVKKNHACEMCGKAFRDVYHLNRHKLSHSDEKPFECPICNQRFKRKDRMTYHVRSHEGGITKPYTCGVCGKGFSRPDHLSCHVKHVHSTERPFKCQTCTAAFATKDRLRTHMVRHEGKVSCNICGKLLSAAYITSHLKTHGQSQSINCNTCKQGINKTCMSEETSNQKQQQQQQQQQQQQQQQQQQQQQQQQQQQQQQQQQQQQQQQHVTSWPGKQVETLRLWEEAVKARKKECQFTFEKAIEYVPFEAANLCQTSTAATTPVTLTTPFNITSSVASGTITNPVTVAAAMSMRSPVNVSSAVNISSPMNLGHPVTITSPLSMTSPLTLTTPVNLPTPVTAPVNIAHPVTITSPMNLPTPMTLAGPLNIAMRPVESMPFLPQALPTSPPW comes from the exons GCACACGAAGCCTCCCATCACCAACAGCAGGCAGCACAGAACAGTTTGTTGCCtctcctgagctctgctgttgAGCCGCCCGATCAGAAGCCGATTCTGCCCTTACCAATAACGCAGAAACCTCAGCCTGCACCAGAAACATTAAAGGATGCTATTGTTgggattaaaaaggaaaaacctaaAACCTCCTTTGTGTGCACTTACTGCAGCAAAGCTTTCAGGGACAGCTACCATTTGAGGCGTCACGAGTCCTGCCACACAGGGATAAAGTTAGTGTCACGGCCAAAGAAAACTCCCACCACAATGGTGCCCCTTATCTCGACCATCGCTGGTGACAACAGCCGGAGTTCACTGGTTTCGACTATCGCAGGCATCCTGTCCACAGTCACTACGTCTTCCTCTGCCACCAACCCCAGCAGCAGCGCCGGCGCCACGGCGATGGCAGTGACGCAGACAGTGAAGAAGCCCAGCAAGCCCGTGAAGAAGAACCATGCTTGTGAGATGTGTGGAAAGGCCTTCAGGGACGTCTACCACCTCAACCGGCACAAGCTGTCCCACTCCGATGAGAAACCCTTTGAATGTCCCATTTGCAATCAGCGCTTCAAGAGAAAGGATCGCATGACCTACCACGTGAGGTCTCACGAAGGTGGCATCACGAAACCCTACACCTGTGGTGTTTGTGGAAAAGGCTTCTCAAG GCCTGATCATTTAAGCTGTCACGTTAAACATGTTCACTCAACAGAGAGACCCTTCAAATGCCAA ACGTGCACTGCTGCCTTTGCCACCAAAGACAGACTGCGGACACACATGGTGCGCCATGAAGGAAAGGTATCGTGTAATATCTGTGGTAAACTTCTGAGTGCAGCATATATCACCAGCCACTTAAAGACACACGGGCAGAGCCAAAGTATCAACTGTAATACCTGTAAACAAGGCATCAATAAAA CATGCATGAGTGAAGAGACCAGCAACcagaaacagcaacagcagcagcagcaacagcaacaacaacagcagcagcagcagcagcagcagcaacaacaacaacaacagcaacaacagcagcagcagcagcaacagcagcagcagcagcaacacgTAACAAGTTGGCCTGGAAAGCAGGTAGAGACCCTGAGATTGTGGGAAGAGGCCGTCAAAGCAAGGAAGAAAG AATGTCAGTTCACCTTTGAGAAGGCTATAGAGTACGTACCATTCG AAGCTGCTAACTTGTGCCAAACCTCCACTGCTGCTACTACGCCTGTGACTCTTACTACTCCATTCAATATAACGTCCTCTGTGGCTTCTGGGACTATCACAAACCCAGTCACAGTGGCAGCTGCAATGAGCATGAGAAGTCCAGTAAATGTATCAAGTGCAGTTAATATATCCAGTCCGATGAACTTAGGGCATCCTGTAACTATAACCAGTCCTCTGTCCATGACCTCTCCATTAACGCTCACCACCCCGGTGAACCTGCCCACCCCGGTAACCGCTCCAGTGAACATAGCGCACCCCGTCACCATCACGTCCCCCATGAACCTGCCCACCCCCATGACGCTGGCTGGTCCCCTCAACATAGCCATGAGACCAGTGGAGAGCATGCCTTTCCTGCCCCAGGCCTTGCCCACCTCTCCTCCCTGGTAA
- the VEZF1 gene encoding vascular endothelial zinc finger 1 isoform X2 translates to MRVMPSSLAEAHEASHHQQQAAQNSLLPLLSSAVEPPDQKPILPLPITQKPQPAPETLKDAIVGIKKEKPKTSFVCTYCSKAFRDSYHLRRHESCHTGIKLVSRPKKTPTTMVPLISTIAGDNSRSSLVSTIAGILSTVTTSSSATNPSSSAGATAMAVTQTVKKPSKPVKKNHACEMCGKAFRDVYHLNRHKLSHSDEKPFECPICNQRFKRKDRMTYHVRSHEGGITKPYTCGVCGKGFSRPDHLSCHVKHVHSTERPFKCQTCTAAFATKDRLRTHMVRHEGKVSCNICGKLLSAAYITSHLKTHGQSQSINCNTCKQGINKTCMSEETSNQKQQQQQQQQQQQQQQQQQQQQQQQQQQQQQQQQQQQQQQQHVTSWPGKQVETLRLWEEAVKARKKECQFTFEKAIEYVPFEAANLCQTSTAATTPVTLTTPFNITSSVASGTITNPVTVAAAMSMRSPVNVSSAVNISSPMNLGHPVTITSPLSMTSPLTLTTPVNLPTPVTAPVNIAHPVTITSPMNLPTPMTLAGPLNIAMRPVESMPFLPQALPTSPPW, encoded by the exons ATGCGGGTGATGCCATCGAGTTTGGCTGAG GCACACGAAGCCTCCCATCACCAACAGCAGGCAGCACAGAACAGTTTGTTGCCtctcctgagctctgctgttgAGCCGCCCGATCAGAAGCCGATTCTGCCCTTACCAATAACGCAGAAACCTCAGCCTGCACCAGAAACATTAAAGGATGCTATTGTTgggattaaaaaggaaaaacctaaAACCTCCTTTGTGTGCACTTACTGCAGCAAAGCTTTCAGGGACAGCTACCATTTGAGGCGTCACGAGTCCTGCCACACAGGGATAAAGTTAGTGTCACGGCCAAAGAAAACTCCCACCACAATGGTGCCCCTTATCTCGACCATCGCTGGTGACAACAGCCGGAGTTCACTGGTTTCGACTATCGCAGGCATCCTGTCCACAGTCACTACGTCTTCCTCTGCCACCAACCCCAGCAGCAGCGCCGGCGCCACGGCGATGGCAGTGACGCAGACAGTGAAGAAGCCCAGCAAGCCCGTGAAGAAGAACCATGCTTGTGAGATGTGTGGAAAGGCCTTCAGGGACGTCTACCACCTCAACCGGCACAAGCTGTCCCACTCCGATGAGAAACCCTTTGAATGTCCCATTTGCAATCAGCGCTTCAAGAGAAAGGATCGCATGACCTACCACGTGAGGTCTCACGAAGGTGGCATCACGAAACCCTACACCTGTGGTGTTTGTGGAAAAGGCTTCTCAAG GCCTGATCATTTAAGCTGTCACGTTAAACATGTTCACTCAACAGAGAGACCCTTCAAATGCCAA ACGTGCACTGCTGCCTTTGCCACCAAAGACAGACTGCGGACACACATGGTGCGCCATGAAGGAAAGGTATCGTGTAATATCTGTGGTAAACTTCTGAGTGCAGCATATATCACCAGCCACTTAAAGACACACGGGCAGAGCCAAAGTATCAACTGTAATACCTGTAAACAAGGCATCAATAAAA CATGCATGAGTGAAGAGACCAGCAACcagaaacagcaacagcagcagcagcaacagcaacaacaacagcagcagcagcagcagcagcagcaacaacaacaacaacagcaacaacagcagcagcagcagcaacagcagcagcagcagcaacacgTAACAAGTTGGCCTGGAAAGCAGGTAGAGACCCTGAGATTGTGGGAAGAGGCCGTCAAAGCAAGGAAGAAAG AATGTCAGTTCACCTTTGAGAAGGCTATAGAGTACGTACCATTCG AAGCTGCTAACTTGTGCCAAACCTCCACTGCTGCTACTACGCCTGTGACTCTTACTACTCCATTCAATATAACGTCCTCTGTGGCTTCTGGGACTATCACAAACCCAGTCACAGTGGCAGCTGCAATGAGCATGAGAAGTCCAGTAAATGTATCAAGTGCAGTTAATATATCCAGTCCGATGAACTTAGGGCATCCTGTAACTATAACCAGTCCTCTGTCCATGACCTCTCCATTAACGCTCACCACCCCGGTGAACCTGCCCACCCCGGTAACCGCTCCAGTGAACATAGCGCACCCCGTCACCATCACGTCCCCCATGAACCTGCCCACCCCCATGACGCTGGCTGGTCCCCTCAACATAGCCATGAGACCAGTGGAGAGCATGCCTTTCCTGCCCCAGGCCTTGCCCACCTCTCCTCCCTGGTAA
- the CUEDC1 gene encoding CUE domain-containing protein 1: MTSLFRRSSSNGGSRGGSSAQELNNSRPARQVRRLEFNQAMEDFKTMFPNMDYDIIECVLRANNGAVDATIDQLLQMNLDGSGCDDSSDSEDSIPPEILERTLEPDSSDEEPPPVYSPPAYESQALGSRYPRAPPTPPPRTDVPGPGSAAAPAHYRNWNPPLLGNLPEDFLRILPQQTAGTQGSHGCRQPVPRGLVPRGQGSLEQERRWKQYLEDERIALFLQNEEFMKELQRNRDFLLALERDRLKYESKKSKSTSVAVSNDFGFSSVLSGDVAPSVTNEAGGAVSDDALFRDKLKHMGKSTRKKLFELARAFSEKTKMRKSKRKHLLKHQVMGTAASTANLLDDVEGHAYDEDFQARRQQLQEEEETPKEGQ; encoded by the exons ATGACGAGCCTCTTCCGCCGGAGCAGCAGCAACGGCGGCTCCCGCGGCGGCTCCTCCGCCCAGGAGCTCAACAACAGCCGCCCCGCCAGGCAGGTGCGGCGCCTGGAGTTCAACCAGGCCATGGAGGACTTCAAGACCATGTTCCCCAACATGGACTACGACATAATCGAGTGTGTCTTGAGAGCCAACAACGGCGCCGTGGACGCCACCATCGACCAGCTCCTGCAGATGAACCTGGACGGCAGCGGCTGTGACGACAGCTCGGACTCGGAGGACAGCATCCCCCCCGAG ATCTTGGAGCGGACCCTGGAGCCGGACAGCTCAGACGAGGAGCCTCCTCCTGTGTACTCCCCTCCCGCCTACGAGAGCCAGGCCTTGGGCAGCCGCTACCCCCGTGCACCGCCCACCCCCCcgcccag GACGGACGTGCCAGGCCCtggcagcgccgcggcgcccGCGCACTACAGGAACTGGAACCCGCCGCTCCTGGGCAACCTCCCCGAGGACTTCCTGCGCATCCTGCCCCAGCAGACGGCCGGCACACAG GGCTCCCACGGCTGCCGGCAGCCTGTGCCACGGGGGCTCGTCCCTCGGGGCCAGggctccctggagcaggagcgGCGGTGGAAGCAGTACCTAGAGGACGAGCGCATCGCGCTCTTCCTGCAGAACGAAGAGTTCATGAAGGAGCTCCAGAGGAACCGGGATTTCCTCCTTGCCCTGGAGAGAG atcgATTGAAATACGAGTCCAAAAAATCCAAGTCGACCAGTGTTGCTGTCAGCAACGACTTTGGTTTCTCCTCCGTTTTATCAG GTGACGTAGCTCCCTCTGTAACCAACGAGGCCGGCGGTGCCGTGTCCGACGATGCCTTATTCCGAGACAAATTGAAACACATGGGAAAAT CCACACGCAAGAAGCTGTTTGAACTCGCCAGAGCCTTCTCTGAGAAGACAAAGATGAggaaatcaaaaagaaaacacttgctGAAGCACCAGGT GATGGGGACGGCGGCTTCCACGGCAAATCTTCTCGACGATGTGGAAGGACATGCCTATG ATGAAGATTTCCAAGCACggcggcagcagctccaggaggaggaggagacgcCGAAGGAAGGGCAGTAA